The Fictibacillus phosphorivorans genomic sequence AATGTATGTGTAACCAGCTGGCGATATCCAATGGCAAAAGGTACGAGGAAGAATGAGAAACCTACCGCACCCATCGGGAAAAGAGGCCACCAGTCTACGACAGGAATTGACCCTACTGGTAATACTAAAAACTGAGGAACGATCCAAAATCTTGTCGCTTCATGTGCCCCGATATAATGACCTCGTTTTCCTTTAAACAGTCGAGGTGAAGTGCGATCTGCCCCTTTCCAGATAACCAAAATTCCTTCTTGTATCAAAAGAACACCAATAATGACCGCTAATGAATCTAGCGGCGTTTTCTGGACATCCACAATCCATCGGTCTACAAAAGAAATGCCAAGTTGAAATTTTGGAAGCAAAAGCCCGACTACTGCCGATAAACTTACAGCATAAGCAGGATTCATAAACCTTGTTTTAAATGTTAAGCCTAAAGCAAGATAAACGACCCCAATTAAGGCAATCATCCCAAGCGGCAATGTGATTCCTGCTGTAACAAAGATAACCGAACCAATAAGTCCGATCAGAATGCCTGGTAGCAATGAAAATATTAAATTATCAATAACAGGATGCACGCGCACTTTAAATTCTTTTCTCTCTCGTTTAACACGTTTTAGTCCAATTAAAAA encodes the following:
- a CDS encoding PDZ domain-containing protein, with product MTDTFVKELLQGMLLLFLHPLFYGFILVAFLIGLKRVKRERKEFKVRVHPVIDNLIFSLLPGILIGLIGSVIFVTAGITLPLGMIALIGVVYLALGLTFKTRFMNPAYAVSLSAVVGLLLPKFQLGISFVDRWIVDVQKTPLDSLAVIIGVLLIQEGILVIWKGADRTSPRLFKGKRGHYIGAHEATRFWIVPQFLVLPVGSIPVVDWWPLFPMGAVGFSFFLVPFAIGYRQLVTHTLPEEAIKHLGRQVLLLGFIVTGIAAVGHFYNLPLLIAIAIAAGLAGRELITLVTSQRDDTRPSHFVPRDQGVMILSVVPGTPAAKMGLKIGEVIVKVNGVTLSQETSLYRALQINAAYCKLEVLNLNGEIRFVQGSLYQNEHHQLGVLLVHDVVDRNAAVGN